Genomic DNA from Ensifer adhaerens:
GGCGAGGAAGAGCGCCAGCGTGAGCATGACCGGCACCTGAACGATGAAGAAGATCATCGTATTGTAGAGCGCCAGCGTGAACATCGGGTCGTCGAAGAGGCGGCGAATATTCGCAAGCCCGCCGAAATGCGTCATCATGCCCCGCCCGGTCTGGAAGGACATCCAGAGCGATTGCAGGATCGGATAGACCATGAAGATGGCGATCATCAGTGCGGCAGGGGCGACGAAAAGCCAGCCGTTGATGTCGAAATAGCGGTTCAGGCCGCGGTTGGCGCTTGCCATCGTTTTCAATCCGGGGTTCGTATAGAGGCATTTCCCGCCCGAAGAACGGATGGGATTTCCGCCGCTCCGCGGCGGCAATCGGTGCAGAGGTGTGGCGGCGAACCGGTCACTCGACCGGCCCGCCACCACGCGGGAGGATCTTACTGCATCGAAGACTTGGCCTGCGCCTCGATGGCCTTCAGGGCCGCATCGACATCGCCGCCCTTGCCAATGGCCGGCAGCTGCGAGGCGACGGCTGCGTCGACTTCATTGGTGAAGACGCCGTAGTTGACCGAGGGAACCTTCGAGAGCCAGTCGGCGAATTTCTGCCAGATCTTGTCGCCGCCGAAGAACTTGTCGGCCGTTTCATAGGCCGCGCCCTTGCGGGCTTCCATCAGCGAGCCGACCGCGCCCTGGTCGACGAGGATCTTCTGGTAGAAATCGACATCCTTGCCATAGACAGAGTTCAGGAAGTCGATGGCTTCCTTCTTCTCGGGCGAAGAGGCCAGAACGTACCAGCTGGAGCCGCCGAGGTTGGAGGCGTCGGTCGCGCCCTTGATGTCGAGCTTCGGGATTGCGGTGACGCCCCACTTGTTTTCCTGGTCTTTCGTCGCCTTGATCGTGCCGGTGATCCACACACCGGTAATGACGCTCGCGACGTCGCCGGATGTGAAGGTGCCAACCCAGTCGGCCCAGCCGGACGCCGGCTTGGTGATCCCGGAGGCGATCAGCTTGCCTTCGGTCGTGAGGGCAGCCTTCAGCGCTTCGTTGCCGGTGATGTTCAGTTCACCCTTGTCGTTGAAATACCAGCCGCCGGCCGACTGCATCATGATGCGGATGAGGCCGGCATCGTTCGGGTCGAGACCCATCATCTTGTGGCCGGTCTTCTCTGCGACCTTCTTGCCGATCTCGATATACTTGTCCCAGGTCAAGTTCTGCATGTCTTCGGGCTTGAAACCGGCCTGTTCCAGGTAGTCCTTGCGGTAATAGAGACCAGTCACGCCGGAATCGAAGGGCATGGAATAGGTCTTGCCGTCGACGGTGGCGAGCTTGACCTTGTAGGGCGCGAACTTGGAGTAATCGACAACGTCGTTCATCGACGCGAAAGCGCCGGGGAAGGACTGGATATACTTCTGAGCGCCGTAGTCTTCGATCAGAACGATGTCGGGCAGGCTCGTGGTCACGCCGGACGCCAGCGTCGTCTGCAGCTTGGCCTCGACGTCCGCCTTCGCGAAGTCGACGACGTTGATCTTGATGTCCGGATGCGTCTTCGAATAGATCGCGCCGGCTTCCTTCATGATGGCGACGTTGAAATTGGGGTCCCAGCACCAGACGGTGATGTCCTTCGCCTGAGCCGCCGTCATCGCCAGGATGCTGGTCGTGCTGAAGACAAGGGCCGCCAGCGAGGTCTTGAAAGTCGTGGTCATCAGATTTTCCTCCCGAGAATTCAGAAAACGTGCGGCTTCTC
This window encodes:
- a CDS encoding lactose-binding protein, translated to MTTTFKTSLAALVFSTTSILAMTAAQAKDITVWCWDPNFNVAIMKEAGAIYSKTHPDIKINVVDFAKADVEAKLQTTLASGVTTSLPDIVLIEDYGAQKYIQSFPGAFASMNDVVDYSKFAPYKVKLATVDGKTYSMPFDSGVTGLYYRKDYLEQAGFKPEDMQNLTWDKYIEIGKKVAEKTGHKMMGLDPNDAGLIRIMMQSAGGWYFNDKGELNITGNEALKAALTTEGKLIASGITKPASGWADWVGTFTSGDVASVITGVWITGTIKATKDQENKWGVTAIPKLDIKGATDASNLGGSSWYVLASSPEKKEAIDFLNSVYGKDVDFYQKILVDQGAVGSLMEARKGAAYETADKFFGGDKIWQKFADWLSKVPSVNYGVFTNEVDAAVASQLPAIGKGGDVDAALKAIEAQAKSSMQ